A single region of the Bacteroides luhongzhouii genome encodes:
- a CDS encoding AMP-binding protein: MEQSFIAYIENSIKNNWDLDALTDYKGATLQYKDVARKIEKLHIIFEESGIRKGDKIAVCGRNSSHWGVTFLATLTYGAVIVPILHEFKADNVHNIVNHSEAKLLLVGDMVWENLNEAAMPLLEGILMMNDFTLLVSRSERLTYAREHLNEMFGKKYPKNFRKEHVAYHKDEPEELAVINYTSGTTSYSKGVMLPYRSLWSNTKFAFEVLELEAGDKIVSMLPMAHMYGLAFEFLYEFSVGCHIYFLTRMPSPKIIFQAFEEVKPSLIVAVPLIIEKIIKKSVLPKLETPAMKILLKVPIINDKIKATVREEMIKAFGGNFKAVIVGGAAFNQEVEQFLKMIDFPYTVGYGMTECGPIICYEDWRKFKPGSCGKAVPRMDVRVLSSDPENIVGEIVCKGPNVMLGYYKNEEATQEVIDKDGWLHTGDLALMDEEGNVTIKGRSKNLLLSSSGQNIYPEEIEDKLNNLPYVAESIIVQQNEKLVGLVYPDFDDAFAHGLKTEDIEQVMEENRVALNAMLPAYSQISKMKIYPEEFEKTPKKSIKRYLYQEAKG; this comes from the coding sequence ATGGAACAAAGTTTTATAGCCTATATTGAGAATAGTATCAAGAATAATTGGGACCTGGATGCCCTGACCGATTATAAAGGTGCAACTTTACAGTATAAAGACGTAGCTCGCAAAATCGAAAAACTCCATATCATCTTTGAAGAAAGCGGAATCCGCAAAGGAGACAAGATTGCCGTTTGTGGAAGAAACAGCTCTCACTGGGGAGTTACTTTCCTTGCCACACTGACGTATGGAGCCGTTATTGTACCTATTCTTCATGAATTTAAAGCAGATAATGTGCATAATATCGTCAACCACTCCGAAGCCAAGTTACTGCTTGTTGGAGATATGGTATGGGAAAACCTGAACGAAGCGGCAATGCCGCTACTGGAAGGTATCCTGATGATGAACGACTTCACCCTGCTAGTGTCACGCAGCGAACGACTCACGTATGCACGCGAACATCTGAACGAAATGTTCGGCAAAAAATATCCGAAGAATTTCCGTAAAGAGCATGTCGCTTATCATAAAGACGAACCGGAAGAACTGGCAGTTATCAATTATACCTCAGGAACAACGAGTTATTCCAAAGGAGTAATGCTCCCCTACCGCAGTCTGTGGTCGAATACCAAATTTGCTTTTGAAGTATTGGAACTGGAAGCCGGAGATAAAATCGTTTCCATGCTTCCTATGGCACACATGTACGGATTGGCTTTTGAATTCCTTTATGAGTTCTCCGTAGGTTGTCACATCTACTTCCTCACCCGTATGCCAAGCCCTAAGATTATCTTCCAGGCTTTTGAAGAAGTGAAACCCAGTCTAATCGTTGCCGTACCACTTATCATCGAAAAAATTATCAAGAAAAGCGTACTTCCGAAGTTGGAAACTCCAGCGATGAAGATATTGCTGAAAGTGCCTATTATCAATGATAAGATAAAGGCAACAGTGCGCGAAGAGATGATTAAGGCATTCGGCGGAAACTTCAAGGCAGTCATCGTAGGAGGTGCAGCGTTCAATCAGGAAGTGGAACAGTTCTTGAAAATGATTGATTTCCCTTATACGGTCGGATATGGAATGACGGAATGTGGTCCGATTATCTGTTACGAAGATTGGAGAAAATTCAAACCGGGTTCTTGCGGAAAGGCTGTACCACGCATGGATGTACGAGTATTGTCATCTGATCCCGAAAATATCGTTGGCGAAATCGTATGTAAGGGTCCGAATGTGATGTTGGGCTATTACAAAAACGAAGAAGCCACTCAAGAAGTCATCGACAAGGATGGATGGTTGCATACCGGCGACTTGGCTTTGATGGATGAAGAAGGGAATGTTACAATCAAAGGACGCAGCAAGAACCTGTTATTAAGCTCCAGCGGACAGAATATTTATCCGGAAGAAATTGAAGATAAGTTGAACAACCTGCCATATGTGGCTGAAAGCATTATCGTTCAGCAAAACGAGAAACTTGTCGGACTTGTTTATCCCGACTTTGACGATGCGTTCGCTCACGGCCTGAAGACCGAAGACATCGAACAAGTAATGGAAGAAAACCGCGTGGCACTGAATGCTATGCTACCGGCATACAGCCAGATATCCAAGATGAAAATCTATCCGGAAGAATTTGAAAAGACACCGAAGAAGAGCATCAAACGTTACTTGTATCAGGAAGCAAAAGGCTGA
- a CDS encoding GDP-L-fucose synthase family protein: protein MEKNAKIYVAGHRGLVGSAIWKNLQDKGYTNLIGRTHKELDLLDGMAVRKFFDEEQPEYVFLAAAFVGGIMANSIYRADFIYKNLQIQQNIIGESFRHNVKKLLFLGSTCIYPRDAEQPMKEDVLLTSPLEYTNEPYAIAKIAGLKMCESFNLQYGTNYIAVMPTNLYGPNDNFDLERSHVLPAMIRKIHLAHCLKEGNWEAVRKDMNLRPVEGVNGDSSKEDILAILKKYGISETEVTLWGTGTPLREFLWSEEMADASVFVMEHVDFKDTYKEGSKDIRNCHINIGTGKEITIRQLAERIVETVGYQGKLTFDSSKPDGTMRKLTDPSKLHALGWHHKIEIEEGVQRMYEWYLK, encoded by the coding sequence ATGGAAAAGAATGCAAAGATATATGTAGCAGGACACCGCGGACTTGTGGGATCTGCTATCTGGAAGAATTTGCAGGATAAAGGATATACAAATCTGATAGGCCGCACACACAAAGAACTTGACCTGCTGGATGGCATGGCGGTCCGTAAATTCTTCGATGAAGAACAACCGGAATATGTATTCCTTGCCGCTGCCTTTGTAGGTGGTATCATGGCGAACAGCATCTACCGTGCCGACTTTATATATAAGAATCTGCAAATTCAACAGAATATCATCGGAGAGAGTTTCCGTCACAACGTGAAAAAGTTGCTCTTCCTCGGTAGTACGTGTATTTATCCACGCGATGCCGAACAGCCGATGAAGGAGGATGTATTGCTGACTTCACCGTTGGAATATACCAACGAGCCGTATGCGATCGCTAAAATTGCCGGACTGAAAATGTGCGAGAGCTTCAACCTGCAATATGGAACGAACTACATCGCCGTGATGCCGACAAACCTTTACGGACCGAATGATAATTTCGATTTGGAACGCAGCCATGTATTGCCTGCCATGATTCGCAAGATTCATTTGGCACACTGTCTGAAAGAAGGAAACTGGGAAGCTGTACGCAAGGATATGAACCTGCGTCCGGTGGAAGGCGTCAACGGCGACAGCTCGAAAGAGGACATTCTGGCTATTCTGAAAAAATACGGAATCAGCGAAACAGAAGTCACTCTTTGGGGTACGGGGACTCCTCTCCGCGAATTCCTCTGGAGCGAAGAAATGGCGGATGCCAGTGTCTTCGTTATGGAGCATGTGGACTTCAAAGATACCTATAAAGAAGGTAGCAAGGATATCCGCAACTGCCACATCAACATCGGAACCGGCAAGGAAATCACCATCCGTCAACTGGCTGAACGGATCGTTGAAACAGTAGGTTATCAAGGTAAACTGACCTTCGACAGCAGCAAACCGGACGGCACAATGCGCAAGCTAACCGATCCTTCAAAACTGCATGCACTGGGCTGGCACCACAAAATTGAAATCGAGGAAGGCGTACAGAGAATGTACGAATGGTACTTGAAATAA
- the gmd gene encoding GDP-mannose 4,6-dehydratase encodes MKKALISGITGQDGSYLAEFLLQKGYEVHGILRRSSSFNTGRIEHLYFDEWVRDMKQKRTINLHYGDMTDSSSLIRIIQQVQPDEIYNLAAQSHVKVSFDVPEYTAEADAIGTLRMLEAVRILGLEKKTRIYQASTSELFGKVQEVPQKETTPFYPRSPYGVAKQYGFWITKNYRESYGMFAVNGILFNHESERRGETFVTRKISLAAARIAQGEQDKLYLGNLDARRDWGYAKDYIECMWLILQHDVPEDFVIATGEMHTVREFATLAFKEAGIELRWEGEGVNEKGIDVATGKSLVEVDPKYFRPSEVEQLLGDPTKAKTLLGWNPCKTSFEELVSIMVRHDMEKVKRMIATKH; translated from the coding sequence ATGAAAAAAGCCCTAATTTCAGGCATCACCGGGCAGGATGGTTCTTATCTTGCCGAATTTCTATTGCAAAAAGGTTACGAAGTACACGGTATACTCCGTCGTTCTTCTTCGTTCAATACAGGACGTATTGAACATTTGTATTTTGACGAGTGGGTGCGCGACATGAAACAGAAACGTACGATCAATCTGCATTATGGGGATATGACAGATTCTAGTTCGTTAATTCGTATTATTCAACAGGTGCAACCGGATGAAATCTACAACCTCGCAGCTCAAAGCCACGTGAAAGTTTCATTCGACGTTCCGGAATACACGGCCGAAGCGGATGCTATCGGTACGTTGCGTATGCTCGAAGCTGTACGCATCCTGGGACTGGAAAAGAAAACCCGCATCTATCAGGCTTCTACTTCCGAATTGTTCGGTAAGGTGCAGGAAGTTCCACAAAAAGAGACAACTCCATTCTATCCCCGTTCTCCGTATGGGGTAGCCAAACAATATGGTTTCTGGATTACTAAAAACTACCGCGAAAGCTATGGTATGTTTGCCGTAAACGGAATCTTGTTCAATCACGAGAGTGAACGCCGTGGCGAGACATTCGTTACCCGTAAAATTTCGCTTGCTGCCGCACGTATCGCACAGGGCGAACAGGACAAACTGTATCTGGGTAATCTGGATGCACGTCGCGACTGGGGATATGCCAAGGATTACATCGAATGTATGTGGCTGATCCTGCAACATGACGTTCCCGAAGATTTCGTAATTGCCACTGGAGAAATGCACACAGTGCGCGAATTCGCAACGCTGGCATTCAAGGAAGCAGGCATCGAACTTCGTTGGGAAGGCGAAGGCGTGAATGAAAAAGGTATCGACGTAGCTACCGGAAAGTCTTTGGTAGAGGTTGATCCTAAATATTTCCGTCCGTCAGAGGTGGAACAACTGCTGGGTGATCCGACTAAAGCAAAAACATTGTTGGGATGGAATCCATGCAAAACATCATTCGAAGAACTGGTAAGTATCATGGTTCGCCACGATATGGAAAAAGTGAAGCGAATGATTGCTACCAAACATTAA
- a CDS encoding LA_2272 family surface repeat-containing protein: MKIKKTILTAAILMAAVSLPAQNKSAGINISIWKDICTQPHDSTQTTYVNIGLLSTMNRLNGVGINALGSVVHGDMNGVQITGLANLAGGTMRGVQLAGISNISGDNTVGLSAAGLVNITGDRAQGVVISGLTSIGGDNNSGLMISGFMNVTGNMASGLHFSGAANITGQSFSGLMASGLLNVVGEHMNGLQMAGIANITASKLNGIQVALCNYATKARGLQIGLVNYYKEDMKGFQLGLVNANPDTKVQMMVYGGNTTPANIGVRFKNQLFYTILGVGSIYQGLNDKFSASASYRAGLSFPLYKGLSISGDLGFQHIEAFDNKDEVIPKRLYALQARANLEYQFTKKFGIFATGGYGLTRFYNKSSNYDKGAIIEAGIVLF; the protein is encoded by the coding sequence ATGAAGATAAAGAAAACAATACTTACGGCAGCTATACTAATGGCTGCCGTTTCTTTACCGGCACAAAACAAGAGTGCAGGTATCAATATATCCATCTGGAAAGATATATGTACGCAACCGCATGACAGTACACAGACGACCTATGTAAACATTGGTCTCCTGTCTACCATGAACCGCCTAAACGGTGTGGGTATCAATGCATTAGGAAGCGTGGTTCATGGCGACATGAACGGAGTACAAATCACCGGATTAGCCAACTTGGCAGGGGGTACTATGCGGGGCGTTCAGCTGGCCGGTATCAGTAATATCAGCGGCGATAACACCGTAGGGCTTTCTGCTGCCGGATTGGTAAATATCACCGGCGACAGAGCACAGGGAGTAGTCATATCCGGACTAACGAGCATCGGAGGAGACAACAACTCGGGGTTAATGATCAGTGGTTTCATGAATGTGACAGGCAACATGGCTTCGGGCTTACACTTTTCCGGAGCCGCCAATATCACCGGACAGAGCTTTAGTGGTCTGATGGCTTCGGGACTTTTAAATGTAGTAGGCGAACACATGAACGGCCTGCAGATGGCAGGAATTGCCAATATAACCGCATCAAAGCTGAATGGAATACAAGTAGCATTATGCAACTACGCAACGAAAGCGCGAGGACTTCAAATTGGTCTTGTCAATTACTACAAAGAAGATATGAAAGGTTTCCAACTTGGTCTGGTGAATGCAAATCCTGACACAAAAGTGCAAATGATGGTATACGGTGGAAACACAACGCCTGCCAATATCGGGGTACGTTTCAAGAACCAGTTGTTTTATACAATATTGGGAGTGGGTTCCATATATCAGGGGTTGAATGATAAGTTTTCGGCCAGCGCATCCTATCGTGCCGGTCTGTCTTTCCCTCTTTACAAGGGTTTATCCATCAGCGGGGATCTCGGATTCCAGCACATCGAGGCTTTTGATAACAAAGATGAGGTCATCCCGAAACGCTTGTACGCATTGCAGGCACGTGCCAATCTGGAATATCAATTTACCAAGAAGTTCGGCATCTTTGCAACAGGTGGATATGGGTTAACCAGATTCTATAATAAATCGAGCAATTATGATAAGGGGGCTATTATCGAAGCCGGTATTGTTCTTTTCTAA